GGCCAAGATTATGAATGTGCGAGCGAGTgtactattattattcatACTACAACCTCCAAATTCGCTCGACCAGATAATACAGTGGATGAGCATGCAAGTTGTGATAGATAATTAGTTCATATTTCAAGTTACAGGTAATGGGTTCAGTGATGTTACCAACTGATGTCGCCCATAGCGCCCAAATACACTAATTCCATACTAACACCACACTCATTCCTCTTCAatctcaccctcctcgctaCCAGAGTGCAcggccttttcctccttcgcTTCATCTGCAGCGGTAGGTGTCCGCTCTCGACGCTCTCTATCCTTTCGAGCGCCTTTGCTGCGATCACGGCTATCACGCCTGTAACGCTTAGCTGACCGGCTCGCGATGCTCTCCGTGTCGCTATCGCGTCTACGTCTGCGGTCATTGCTAACAACGCTGCGGGTATCGCCGCCGTAGTCGAGCTCGTCGCGACTGCCGTGTGGGTCACCGCGTGTTCGATAGAGGCGTTCCCGCTCGTCTTCACGATCACGGCGCTCGCGATCGTAGTGGCTGGGAGGGCGACTGCTTCTCTCACGGTCACGATCCCGACGATCCCTGTCGCGGTCGCGCTCGTCCCATCTCTCCCGAACGGGTGACAGACCGCTGGTCTTTCGGTAGGACCGTTCGCGGTCTGCTTGGGCCTTTCGGCGATCGGCTTCGTAAGCGTCTGGTTCGGGGGTCCGACTTTGACGGCTGGAAGGCCCTCGTCGTTCGCCTCGGTATGAGGTGCCGCTGCGGTAATCACGATcacggtcacggtcacggtcacgACGACTGCCCCGATCTCTGTCGCGTGATTCACGGTCTCTTTCtgcgtcttcttctttctcctttaGGCGGCGAATGACCTTCTCGAAGGCGGTTTGGCGGAGATCGTCTGACTCTAGGGACTTATATTCCTCGTATTTCTCCAGTCTGGGCTTGACCTGGTCCCATGTGTCGGTTGACCGGAGAGCCGGTTCCAGGCGCTTCAGTCGTGAGCGCAGTGCGTCAATAGCACGCCTTTGATGGCGATCTGCGGcatgcttttcttcttcattgcgaCGGAAGGCCTTTTCTTGAATGCGTTGGAAGATAACCTGAAGGATATCAGGGTCAATATTCGCCGTCCGGCGGTCTGAGAGCACAATGTCATTGAACTCATCGAAGCTGGTTTTGGAAGTAACGTCAAATCGTTTATCCTAAAACGATGTTAGTCTGTTTCAATCAAAGTGATAATGCTGCTACTGTTACACTCACATCAAGGACATCTAAGACATCATTGCGTGGCCCGCGTAGAGaccgctcttcctcttcaatcaCATCCCAGAAGAGATCCAAAGGAGACGAGCCAGAGTGACCAAGGATACCAAGATAACGAGGATCTTCGCGAATCGATGGGTAAATTTTAGACCACTTGCTACCAGCTTTGACAACGCCCTTGGACCTCAATTCCTTGAGCAAGTCGATAAATTGTTCCCGCGCATGGCGTTCCTTTCTGGCCTTCGCCGCTTTCTGCTGCTGACGAGCATCGTTGAAAGCGCGCTCAAGCGACTTGATATGGTTCTCAAACGCGTTCAAAATGTCCGATTTGCTGAGGGTCTTGAACTTATCCTCATTTTGAACTCTCTCGTTTGACTGGATGATGTTTTGAGCCTCGGACCACCTGGTGTAGGGCTCAAGGTCCAAGGACTTTAAGATAGTAACAAGATCATCCATGGCAGCCTTGCGCACAGCAGCTTCCTGTTCAA
This region of Aspergillus puulaauensis MK2 DNA, chromosome 5, nearly complete sequence genomic DNA includes:
- a CDS encoding snoRNA-splicing protein PRP40 (BUSCO:EOG09261K9J;~COG:A;~EggNog:ENOG410PGSH;~InterPro:IPR036020,IPR039726,IPR036517,IPR002713, IPR001202;~PFAM:PF00397,PF01846;~antiSMASH:Cluster_5.4;~go_function: GO:0005515 - protein binding [Evidence IEA];~go_process: GO:0045292 - mRNA cis splicing, via spliceosome [Evidence IEA]), whose amino-acid sequence is MNPMSAPAGAAPLWQEARTAEGRTYYYNVQTKATQWTKPAELMTPVERALANQPWKEYTAEGGRKYWSNSETKQSTWEMPEVYKNALAQAQAAQPPPAAAPTFVAGGVSSFSSYPQTRDRDDYDRGYNDNRGGFGAGDVNGIAAGSMLGATQEPDYASLEEAEGAFMKMLKRHNVQPDWTWEQTMREIIKDAQYRALKDPRDRKAAFEKYAVEVRLQEKDRAKERFAKLRADFNTMLKRHPEIKNYSRWKTIRPIIEGETIFRSTDDENERRQLFEEYIIELKKEHVEQEAAVRKAAMDDLVTILKSLDLEPYTRWSEAQNIIQSNERVQNEDKFKTLSKSDILNAFENHIKSLERAFNDARQQQKAAKARKERHAREQFIDLLKELRSKGVVKAGSKWSKIYPSIREDPRYLGILGHSGSSPLDLFWDVIEEEERSLRGPRNDVLDVLDDKRFDVTSKTSFDEFNDIVLSDRRTANIDPDILQVIFQRIQEKAFRRNEEEKHAADRHQRRAIDALRSRLKRLEPALRSTDTWDQVKPRLEKYEEYKSLESDDLRQTAFEKVIRRLKEKEEDAERDRESRDRDRGSRRDRDRDRDRDYRSGTSYRGERRGPSSRQSRTPEPDAYEADRRKAQADRERSYRKTSGLSPVRERWDERDRDRDRRDRDRERSSRPPSHYDRERRDREDERERLYRTRGDPHGSRDELDYGGDTRSVVSNDRRRRRDSDTESIASRSAKRYRRDSRDRSKGARKDRERRERTPTAADEAKEEKAVHSGSEEGEIEEE